The region ttcttcatttcgAGATATGAAACTTTGAAGTTTAAAAACGTCAAAAGATTAATAAGAAGCTAATAAAACTATTAGgctaatttgatttaaaaattttacttttcttttcaagGTTGAAGTTTGATACCTTAGATAACAGAAGAAAATATACAGATGACttaatatttcatgttttatacatttatttacagaCTAATTTACACGATCGTTTTTATAACGCcattgaattataataaatacgcgTGCGATGATCTCAGACAGCTATAAGATGATTGATAAATCCGGTTATTTATATGTGTTAATGTAATTCTGAAGAAGAGACTTTTTATGCACATGTGAAGTGTGTGAAGATCAAAATGCAATTGAAAGACTTAGAAATAACGTGTTAAATTGcagtatattttacaaataagctattattaaaagtattataagttattaataacatttagtATAGGTATAGTcaaatttcaaacatttttttattttatattctaaaaaatacaaacatGCTTCTTGATCGAAgtcgtataataaataaaaacattctaaaaattttatacatatatgattttcATATAATTGAGCATATTGCCTAAGTCCTTCAATTGATTTCTCAGACAAAATCATAAACTTTCTAAAAAAGTGTTTTCAACACTCCTCACAatatttctatctaaaaaGTATCATTCTgtaaatgataatattttgcatCATTCTCTGAAGTACCATCATCTTCGTTTAGACATGGAATAATTATTGGTACTTCGAGAGATGTCTATCATTCACTTCTCGTCTTTGATCTTCGAAATTTGATTTGGATCGAAATCGCGTGTGATCGGGCTTTGTACCTGAACATGGGTGGCATGTAGGGGTGGGCAGAGTAGCGGGTGATACGGTAGACAATAATACGGGAAACCGCCGAGCGCTTTGTTCGCGGGATGAATCTGCGGGCTCGACATTTGCCCGGGAAGTTGTCCGGAACCACGAAGAGGTAATCCCCTCAGATGCTCATCCGGATGTACCAGAACGCGTACAGCCACACGCCTGGCGCTTCCCGAGTTTACGAGGGCGCCCAATTCCTGCTGTTGGCGCCGCTTGGTCTTATACCTGAAGTCATTAACGACAGTCAATGAAATCGTAAttggaaaggaaagaaatatttttttaagaaagtcgacaaaatttacttttccagactcatatttttcaaaactttcATATTAAATCAAGGAATATATCGAAATGTgtaaaacaaagatttttcACCGTCGATTCTGAAACCAGATCTTGACTTGTGTCTCCGTTAATTTTAAGCCACGCGCTAAATCTGCCCTTTCCGGACCCGACAGGTATTTTTGAGCGGCGAATCTCCTTTCAAGTTCATAGACTTGTGCGTGCGAGAATGCTGCCCTGCTGCGCTTTTTTCTGTTCTGCAAACTTTGGCCTGAATTTTGCGACTCGTACGTATCGTCCTCCGCCTCATCTGTAAGACAGGCGAATGaactttatttcataaataaaattgcgatCTATTGTTTGCTGTGTGggtaaactttaaattaatagaggcttaaaaataaagtttttatcataactttaatataatttcaattttatcatttatattacgtttatcAGAACTTAACGCATTCTAACGTATGTCTATAAATTGGTagtattgtaaataatttattagaagaaCAGAGCTTTTAAGCTTTTGCATATCGACGAACGGTGAAGTctcatttttcaaataacgCAAGCTTGCCGTTCAAATTCGTTTGCGGATAAATATTTGGATTTGCGCGAGAATCTGCAACTATACCGTAAAGCAATCGTTTAGCCCGAAAGTCGGAGTAACCATCAGCGAGCAGCCATAGAGACGGTGAACGatcggagagagaaagagcgagagagaaccTCGTTGCTTTTGATGTCTCGTACAAACATTAACACATGTACTCGCTACTCCGACATGTTTACGCTTCTGTTCCGCGGTAATTCTCCTCTAAGTTTAACCGGTGGCACTAGAGTACAATCGTATTGCAGATCAGACTAGCTTCTTCTACTTGGCAACGCGCTTGATCCGCTACTTTGCGATGCATACCCCTTattatgaacaaaaaataacgtataactttttaacaagataataaaaattaattatattactgacaatgaatataataatagtccgctttaatttttaagtatattttaaagtatacTTGTAGATTCTTTTTATTCGTATTAAAATGAGGAAATTTTCACGCATTtgaaactgaaaataataaatcttgaataaactttaaactaactcttttcgaaaatttatctCGATGTaaagctaaaatttttgtttcgagcatttttcttcgcgaagacgattcgattaatttgattttaaacgatttctcaaaaatatgataaagtaATTCATCAAGTTCATTGATCTCATCTAatcaataaacaattaatatttcgatatgtaaaaaaatgttatttttagtGTAGAAATGATGACTCTCCTAGAGTcgtaataatttatcgttataataattttatcaatgaaATATCGTATtcgaagaagaaataaatgcttctatacattttaatttaatacagaaaaaaatttgataaatttttctaaaatctgAGAGTATTCGCAAATAATTCGCGAAGTTCTCCAACAGTATCATAATTATTTCGCGCTCGAAACGCTCATCCTACGTCAATGTTTATCGTCGGTGGTCAGCAGGAGACGCGGAGCATTTAGAGAGATCTATATTTGATCACTTTCGACGTCGACTAGATGCCATCTCGTCCGGCTAATGCGTCCATCCTTCGTTGCTCGTCAAACATCCTATGGATGTTTATATCGAGTCTATATCGAGAGTTCAGTTCCAGGCGAGCAAGTGGCGTCGATTTACTCCGATTACATCGATGATCCTTCGAAACCACTAAAAACACTTTTCGACTCCTCCGTCGCGATGGAAAAGGACGCGAAAATCGGGAAGGATTTTCTCAGTTATTATCGTAATAAGTGGTTAAGAACAATTTGTCGCGACAACGACAATATTCTTTCGACTATCCATTATCATATTAAATGACTGGAGAGATTTCCCCTTGAAAGTGGACTCGTAATTTTCTGAGTGCACCTTGAATCGGTGCCAGCTCGTGTCTACCTCTTCACCCTCGAGCCGTTGCAAACAATATACTATCGTACGGTTTCAGGTGACGATTCTTCGCTTAAGAGTAggcgctctctctttctctctttcgtaatgtttattttatatttagtgcTATCTTTACACAACTtatcttgataattaaataaaattttacatgacaTATTGTAGAAAAGCTTTTCTTTGTTACACCTCAgtcatgtttatatattttaatgcttttCATAAACTCGATGCCTATTGTTTTGTACAACTGATCGCGCGTAGGCATGTTATCATGTGATTGAACCACGTAATGTTTGGCAAGGGGAGAGATCGGCTCTCGAAGACCCGAGACCTGATAGCGGTTAAAGTTCAGCGAAAGAAAAAGGTCGAACGCGCgagctattaaaaatatcttttagacTCGCAGAGATATTTCGCGTATTTGTattcttgaataaattaaagatacaAAGAAAAGAGATGTTTCTTAAAAACCAGATATGTTTTTCCTACAGTATTTCCTATAAATTATCCTGCTATTAACGCATCCTGAAACTACTGTAAATCGAGACTTATCGAAGGCTTTTCTAAATCATTTCGTATCGTTTTCTTCTTTGCAATATGTGCAATTGTAGGagcaaagttataaaatattttcaattttatcacattttaatacatataataatttgctaAATTCAGGGCGAAGACATTAATTGCTGGTTATGGTGAATAAcgattagaattttatatccTAAAtgctgaaaaatgtttttatcttttaacaaTTACAAAGGaatacacaataaaaattctgCGTACACGCATTCTATCATGAATGCTGTTAATCATGATTGATTTCACAAAGCAGTCAGTCCGAGGGAGAGTATCTGTTTACCTTCATACTAAGATAACACTATTCAACCACGTAATTCTATACTTTCGTATCAATAACGAGGGCgaatattacgaaaaaatgGGCAGAGGGGGATGCAAAGCTAAACTATCTTTATCTTGCGTGTAGTACATAACGTGCATATGGtacaaagtaatttaattgattaaatataaaatattactattttatggTGCAATATAATGGTGCATTATATTTGCGTGCAATACGTAGCGCAGCGCGTATATAGTGCTAGCGGATGCAAACGATTAACTAAGAATTATTGCTATCCTATATGGAACACATAGCGCTACATCTGTCACGAATAAATCAATCACGAACGTTTACTCGGAAATAGTTAGCGATCGTAACCTTGATCTAAAACGGTTTAGTCTAAACGGAGGTAATCCGCGAATCCTTGCGTGCTTGAGGCACAGAGGAACAGAGTGTGGCCAGAGATCGAACAAGTGCAAGAAGTAGTCGGTACTCGTGACGTCTGCCGAGTCGAGTGCCACTTATGCTACTAAAATTACATTCAATTATGTTATCTGCGCTCGGGTTAACTTTAAAAACCCTTGAAAAGAGCTCGCCTGTTACGCGCGTATCTGCTCAAATGACCTCTTAAGCCCGCATCCTCGTGCCCGATACAAGATCCTCTGGCAGGTCACCATCTTCCAGGACTTTTAAGATATTGTTTTCGCTCGTGATATATTATGTATCGGTTTAACTActtttccaaaaaaaattgattttgttttcCTTGAGACTTGACGCGATTAACAGTAGGTCGATATGCGATACTTAATATAGTCTGCTAACAACAATCTCAGTTTTTGGAAGAAAATTCGATTCTGTGATTGCATGCATGTGAAATTATCTATCAACTGCCgttagattaaattattttacttaattcaGTATTGCAGAATTAATGCTGGAGAAttgaaatacataatattattttgacattttactCCAGAATGAAAAGAAACTCGCGACGCGCTTTTTGTTGCAGAATTATgcatgataatttatatagtcaTGCGAGTAGCATCACGTAcctagatatttatttttactcatATCTAAGGCTTCGTCTTGCTGTCTATGAGAAGTCTCCATCGGCTCCTTAACAGGCTGATATGCCGTCAGGTTTCCCAGAGTCTCGAAGTGATTCTTGAATGTTCCCTGGGTCAAGTGCGGGATGCCTCCGAAATTTGATAAGTTTGCTTGCGCCAGGTTTCTCCTCAAGATATCTAACTCGTGCGCCATGCTCAACTCCGGGGTGGGCAGTCTCGGATAATGAATCACCTGATCATGATCGTAGCTTCCGTCAAGCTGCTCGTTCTCCACGCGCTCGTACTCGCGATTGTGTCTTCTCATCGACGTGGAAACGGCGGCCTGGATTTTTTCCACGTCGCATCTCTTCGAATCTGCGCAAGAGTTTCTCCGGCTCAGGATGTCAGCGATACTGAAAGGGGTCGGTTGAGAGGGTTTCGGCGAGGCTTCGCTGCGTTTGTCGTCCTCCATCACTCCGTGCTTTGCTACTGTTCTCTTCCTCGCAACAATGACAGCTGCTTCGAAACAGTTCTTTCTATGCACTTGATGTCTTCCTTTCAgatcttctcttcttcttcttcgatcTTCTTCCTCATAGTTACAATCACCATTGATTGTCCACACACGAGAAAGGTCGTCGAGTCACATGTTATAGATTCTCACTGTGCAATTTCACTACCTTGTCTTTTCTTCACAAAAAACTTGGACTTTTTTCACCCTTATAAACTTGtccaaaaaaaattgaacgaTCATACGTCAAATTTTCTCAGTCACGCATGCTGCCATTCTCGCTTGTCCGTCGTCGACACGTTAGAACGGAGGATCGGTCGACGAATGTTAGGCGTCTTCCGCGTTCACATAATCCCTGGAGGCCGTCGAGCAGCCAGAGGATCGCTGGTAGGCAGACTGgcgttattaattgttattcccGAGTGCTCGACCCTTCTGATTCGAGTGTGCTTCGGTCAAGTGTGCTTGTCGCCCGCGGAGACTTATTTTTCGAATTACCACACTCAGAGCCCGCAgctctcccttcctccctcgAGAAGAGCCTCCCTCTTTTACTCGACCAACCCCCACCTAAAAGACGCTTCGCCCTCTTCTCGCCCTTCTCTCCTCCCgcttctctttctgtttcacGAAGACCTCTACTTCCACGTAGATGATCTCACTCGAGGCGCTTTTGTCTCCGTTCATCGAGAAATAAAGCTCAACGCTTATCAGATTCCGACGACGCCTCTCATCAGCTATCGATCACTGTCTCACTGCAGGTCATAGAAAtgatctttttcttctctccttAACGAGCTCAATGACTGTCTTCGTTGCTCACTCTCTCGTTCCCGGCTCTCCTAAGCGAGCTTGCACGCGCGAATACCGCGCGTTCTGAGGTAGGTGGAGCTTTGGATATTCTACGTGCGATCGGACGCGACGCTTCCGTCACGACGCAAGCCTCGCCCTACGGCCAATCCACGGCTTTTCCCGCGACGTCGCTTTTCCACGGTGGCCAATCCAGACGGAGACACAAGTCGGGAAAGATTCTGCCGCGGAGTGGGATCGCGGGGGATTTTTAGATCATCGCGATCGACCCCGCCGGAAACGTACGGGCACTTTAGAGATTTTCTCGTTTTGTCATCCGTGTCAGCGAAGATGATAAAAGGCTGCTTAACTTCTTGCGACGAAGCAATCACTCACAGTCGTCATACACGACGACAGTTTCATTATTGATGTATGCTTCGTGATTACTTTGACTAGCATTTGATCAAAGTGTGCGTTAGCACATTAGGAAAGTAGTTAACAGATTCAATCAAATCAATCTATTGAACCTATTGATGAATCTATTGATATCCCGTTTATAGAGTATGATAATCATTTTATAGTTTCTCAATCAATAGTGtgacatttatattttgatatttattttttctataaacatttgtttttttttgtcgttttTTACATCAACCgttcttgtttaattattatgtttatgatataattatttttataaaaaataattatttatcaaaggtAACACCTGAAGCTAAAATCCACTTTAGACGATCTACGTCATTTATATCACagaaatcagaaaaaaaatttgcaactttatataaaatgtttgaagaatcagaaaaatatatataagatataaagtacacatacatacatcaaaatatatgacttataaaattataaataaaattctatcctAAAATCTGACGCAAATTACAAGCGAGTGAGCTTAACACTCATTTACAAATTAGTAAAATGTCACGagaaaatgtaacatttcAGTAACAAAGTAGGTACGATAGAAATTACGTTTCACATAGTCATGTCTCTATTCGACGAAAAATGATCCAAGTTAGAAATCGCAGTTGataatttcaaaaagttaCCCCGTTCTCTTTGTACGTAGGTTCACGAGCGGAATGGTAGGTAGGTGCCTACGTACTTCTCGTCTCGATACGTTACGAGAGAAACTGTGCGCGGTGCATATATAGGGTGTGCTTTACATAACAATCGCCGCTAAAGACTCGCAGCATTGTCTGCCACGTGCTGGCACCCGAGTTCCTATGGCGGTTTAATTAAGTGTGAACCACAGGAACGTGAACTACGCCTGAGTTGATCCGATGATGACCTCGCGCGCTCGAGATATCGATGAGAAAATACTTTCGCTCTCTCCACCGTCTCTCCCCCTACCTCATGGTTGCGTGGTGTGGCGTGGTGCATCATTCGCACTCTTGTCGGAAAGACGCGTGTACATCAATTGCAAATTCTATTGTCACGAGTTGCATAATTagaatcttaattatttttgtaaaaacatattataacaaattataacaCGTGTTTACAAAAAGTCACTTATACTGATAAATGATTATTTCAATTACACAAATTGGAAAATTCTTTATCAAAAAGATGATTTGGTTTTTTCTCATCGAGtgacttttttattaagttatCAATTAacaacagaaaaaagaaatgtaaagaaCTCTAGACATGCTTCAACGCTATAATGTGATGATCAAAACGATTGTAAGAACATCTTTTCTCTACTTTTTCCAAACGAttagacaaatatttaaaaaagtaactgttatcttaagatatatatttttaattacctgaggtatatatattatgtgttattctttacatatatttttatataaaattatttggcaTTATTTTCCTGTTTAATTATGGtatgaaataagaaaaatctaTTGTAGAAAAGTATAAACAATAGACAATTAAATTGTGAATGACATACGAATTTCCAcgaattttgataattaccTACAatcaaaaaactttttttaaataaagaacaaATCGTGTATCAAGTACCATTATGCTTTAAGTATCCGGACCGGAAATTGGAAAAACGCCATCCGCCATTTGCTTGTTACAACTCCGTTATATATAGACGATCTCAGGCCAATCTTAAGTCTACATACCGAGACCTCTTTTTCTCGATCCGAtctaatcaataataaattatagggGGATGGTGGTACATCTCTCCCCTAAAGCTAAGGCTCTGACCCTCCCGCTCAATTGGTCGCAATTCTTAAAGACCTTAATTGGCGCGGAAAATTATACCTTATTTCAGTTACCCCCGAACAAGACCGGCGTCCGCCCTTCGCCGTCATCCTTTACTCAACCTTGCTGTACTTTGTTGCCTCTCGTCTTCTCCTCCTTCGCTCGATTTCTGCCACTcggatatttctttttccgccATGAGCAATCGTTCGAAATATCGAGATCGCGCGATGACGAGCATCTATATAGAGCGGGtggaatttttattgcaatgaGAGACACACGTCGTGAGATAGGTCGACCAATTACGGGATGAAGTGTCGATCATTTACGAAATGAAGTCTGTGTCAGCGAACATCTCGGCAGTATCCGTCTGTCAACTCTGGCAGTCGTCATGCATGCGACAAGTCGGGCCGGTTGCGCAAAAAGTCACCGGCCTCGACGTTCGTCTCAAACGAAGCTTCGCGGTTACCCTTTTAACAAGCTCGTCGTCGCCTGTCGCGTGAAGAGAGCGACTGGAGATGTCCCATAAAATCAAATAGTTCCGTACGAGGGCTCCTTCCGAGCCCGATTTAACCAGCAGTCAATAAAGACTGCGAACCAACAGCGGGGCTCGTTCAACGACCGTATCGGAACGAAAACGAAACGTTAACGTAAACTGAAAAACAATCGTCGGCCACGGCGGCTGTCACTCCAACGAGGAGTTGGCATCCGCGTGGCAGAGTCATCTGTTCCCTACGCGGTCGCGAACGTTTATTTTTCCAGAATGGTCGCTAAAACACCCTCGTTCCGTTCGGTCCTCCAAG is a window of Temnothorax longispinosus isolate EJ_2023e chromosome 1, Tlon_JGU_v1, whole genome shotgun sequence DNA encoding:
- the LOC139810879 gene encoding uncharacterized protein, translated to MEDDKRSEASPKPSQPTPFSIADILSRRNSCADSKRCDVEKIQAAVSTSMRRHNREYERVENEQLDGSYDHDQVIHYPRLPTPELSMAHELDILRRNLAQANLSNFGGIPHLTQGTFKNHFETLGNLTAYQPVKEPMETSHRQQDEALDMSKNKYLDEAEDDTYESQNSGQSLQNRKKRSRAAFSHAQVYELERRFAAQKYLSGPERADLARGLKLTETQVKIWFQNRRYKTKRRQQQELGALVNSGSARRVAVRVLVHPDEHLRGLPLRGSGQLPGQMSSPQIHPANKALGGFPYYCLPYHPLLCPPLHATHVQVQSPITRDFDPNQISKIKDEK